Below is a genomic region from Fischerella sp. PCC 9605.
CCCGTTGCCCAAAAAAGTCCCAGAATGCCTAACAAAAGACCAAAGTCGCCAACGCGGTTGACCACAAACGCTTTTTGGGCTGCATCTGCTGCTGACTTGCGATCGTACCAGAAACCGACCAGCAAGTAGGAGCACATCCCTACCAGTTCCCAGAAGATATAAATCTGCACCAAGTTGGGGCTGACTACCAGACCTAGCATTGACGAGCCAAACAAGCTGAGATAGGCATAGAATCTGACATAGCCAGGGTCGTGTGCCATGTAGCCATCAGTGTAAACCATGACCAGGAAGGCTACCGTCGTTACAATCACCAGCATTAAGGCTGTCAAATGGTCAATAGTGTAGCCCATGCTCAGGTGAAAGGAGCCAGCTGCTGCCCATTCTAGGGTGCGAGTATAAGGGGCGTGTCCTTGCAGTTGGCTCCATAATATGGCAAACGACAGCCCCATCGCCGCTCCCATCAAGGAAATAATAAATGCGGCATTAAGCTGTCGTAGGCGGTTCGTCACCTGATTCATCGAGATTAATCCCAGCCCTACCAGCATTGCCCCCACAAGGGGTAATACCGGGATTAGCCAGGCATATTGATAGATTACTTCCATCACTGACGCCTACTTTTTTAGAATCTTGACTAACTTGTCGGATCTGTTAATAATTGTGACACACACCCTTTAGGATAAAATACCCCACCCGATACTGATTGGGTGGGGTAATTAAGCATGGTTTTAGATTTTGTCATTTGTCATTTGTCATTTGTCCTTTGTCATCTGTCATTTGTTGGTTGTTCATCACTAACCATTAACCACTAACTACTAACCAATGACCAATGACCAATGACCAATGACCAATGACTAATGACTAATGACTAATGACTATTATGCTGAGCGGCACTCCAAATCTACTGTTTTAGAGTTATTGTAGACATTGGGAGATTTGCCGTAGCTAAGTTTAATTTCTTCCAAAGCCTGTAACAAATCTTCGCGACTGCGAAATCCTTCTAGCCGCCGCCTAACAACACCATTTTCAATCAACAGCAAAGTTGGTAGTGACTTTAGTCGATATGTGTTAGACAATTTGAAATTGTCATCAGCATTTACATCCACTAATTTAATTTGTTCGCCACATTGAACTTTAAAATGCAATAGCAAAGGGTGTATGATGCGGCATAAACCACACCAAGGAGCTTCAAAATTTACTAAAACAGGAATTGGAGATTCTAAAACTTCTTGAGTAAATGTCCGCTCACTTACCGACAACACCATGATGCCTCTATAGTTATAAGGTTTTGATATCAAAATAGCTATCAGCAGGAAGGTAGGAAAAACCAGTAACTGCCGATAGATGCTTTCCAGGCATAACACAAGCTATGCAAAAGTTTCATCGTTGATTTGATTTTGGCGCTGACAAAAAAAGCCAACGCGGCTTTTACAGTGGCACTTTGGGGTTTTTAACTCCTATTTGCCGCTGCTGGAAAGGGAAATTGGATGTTCGGTGCCATTTACTCCCAAGGATGACAATTGACCAGCAACTACTAAGGTAAAATCTCAAATTGACTAAACCAAACCTCCACCGCTAACAGCTACTTCAATTCATCCTACATTGGTTTGGTAGTAGCAACCGATGAGCCGAAAAGGTCGTCTAGTTTTAGACGTACGCTGTTTCTAAATGGGGTTTTAGTCCAGATTACCATTGTACCCTACTAGTTGCCACCAACAATAGCGGATGAGACCACCACAGCAGCAGCACAAAT
It encodes:
- a CDS encoding thioredoxin family protein, which gives rise to MVLSVSERTFTQEVLESPIPVLVNFEAPWCGLCRIIHPLLLHFKVQCGEQIKLVDVNADDNFKLSNTYRLKSLPTLLLIENGVVRRRLEGFRSREDLLQALEEIKLSYGKSPNVYNNSKTVDLECRSA